GCTCAGAGGTTACCACAAAGACACACAGCTTACCACAAAGTGCTCCTGGCTGAACAGTCGCTGGAGTTGCTTTTccaattctgctttttcctcaggTGATTTCTGTAAGGAGTTCAAGGCCTCTTCCCCAAATTCCCGCTTCAGAGTAGCACTGATCTTCTCCCCTGGATCCACCATCCCCTGACAGGCAAAGAAATATCAGTACCCTCATAGCTCACTTGGCATAGCATTCTTTGAATGGTGCGTATTACAGCCACCTGCATCACGCTCTGGATCTGAGAGGAAGTCTGTATTTGTGGATAAAGAGCAAGCATACCCATCCTCCAAAATCTGGAGCAGATTAAATTATATCTACATTAAGCAAAAGACAGTATCAGAATTAAGTATATATATTGCCTTATATTGTGGAAAAGGCAAGAAGCCTACCAAGAGAggcccaagaaaaaaaatatttgtaatacCTTTCTCCATCCCtcttgtataatcaatgaatattaagatgttataattataaaataaacaagagagtttggcaaagcagattacgataacaaaagagaatagacAGAAAGCTTACCCATACCCTGGGCTCACTgacaaaactccagcagaatgaatctccagaagagatccttccccactgccagtcagctcttaaataggtctaggagaggtgcagccaggctccaccccttctggcagcacaggtgaattgccttcacctgtgctcctgtggctgactcattgctcacctcagctgatcaatcagaggttcaggctgtcactcagcagttcccatacacctcTACAAAATGATGTCACTCTTACAAAGCAGTTTTATCACATACACGTCAGTTATCAGCTCTTGACTTCGCTAAAAGAAATCTTCCacttcagagctctgctcttACCCCAGGGATGGCCCATTCCCCACAGTCTCTCCTCTTGATAGCTACAAACTGCAAGATGTTTTTGCCAGTAACTGGGTGAGCAATTTTACTGCCACTTCTATCCCTCTTCCACCTgcagaaaatgacaaagaagaagattattttctgcttttttgtagGAGGAAAACATAACAGTGGGACCTTCACACATTAGTCTATCAGGTAGAGTACAATCTCTGAGCAAAAACAGAGAACAGGTGCCTGGGAAGATGTCATCCATGCAGTTTTACTGCTAGGTCCAGAACATCTGTATCTACTGAAACTCTCACTTTCACCTCTAACTTTATTTTTGCCTACTCATGAGATGAGGATAATAATGACTTCTGCAAGAAGAGTAGATTTTGGCTGCAATACTTCCAAATCATCTACTTAGCACCAACAGAAGGCCACAAGCATCCACTGTACTGTGTCTAGTAAAGGAGTTAGAAGAACTGTGGCCACTAAAGCAAAAATCTAATTGAAGGGGTAAAATAGAACCAAGATTTGCATTACTTTCACAGAAGTAAATGAGTAGCTTTGGTAGAGTTCTGATAATGGCAAGAACTAAAATGCAGTAGCGTGTCTTTCATTATAGCTGTACCTTAAAAGCATTGCATTTCCTAGCTTGCAGCTTTGTTATCTACACCATCTCTCCTAAAACCTTTGTGTGTCCCTCCACATGTAGTTACACAGACTCTGGAGGCAGAAATACCAAAGCAGAGCAGGCATTGATAGAACACagacaaacaaaccaacaacagaTCATCCAAACCTTATGTCCTCCTCTTACACATCAGACCAACCCAGTATTTCCTACAGTGCAAAAACAGGCACACCACTGATTTTGCAACTGAGTCACTCGCTATTTTTCTGCTGTACTGTACATCACCTTTCAGTCACCCATTCCTTACCTGGTCACAACAGGATCAGCAGCATGGTTTGGTCCCCAGCGCCCCAGCAACCCTCTCCCTGTGAGACCTGTCCTTCCTGCTGGGTTTCTGAAATAAGTGGCACAGAGCATTTAACAGCACTATTTGCCCACACAGAGTTCCAAGTACTCTAAGGAAGTAGCTTTAATGAAGCTTGaataacagaaaggaaaggaaagcagtgtaAACCCAATGTTAGCATTAgctttaaagaataaaagagaacaCAGTTTTCTCTGTCATCATTGGATTCATtgaaagccaggctggatgtggctctgggcagccttgtctagtggttggtggccctgcccgtggcaggggggttgaaactagatgatcactgtggtccttttcaacccaggccattctatgattatcatCTTGTAACCAACAGCAtaagtaaaggagaaaaaaatgactttgtcATTTCCCCGATCTTCTGCCTCCCTAAGGTCCCCACAACCCACTGCTGGGGCAAGTCCAGACCAACCTTTTCATGCCTCTCTGCACAACTTTCTTCCAGGAACAGTACCCTCACACTGAGGTAacattcttttctgtctctAGGGAAGACTACCCTCAGTTTGTTCTAGCAGGTACCATCTATTAGAACCGATACAGATGTTTAAGAGCTATACAACTAAATCACTGAAACACatagacaaagaaaaatcactcACCGGGGCCTCCCGTTCTCAACCACATACAAGCCATTCCAACTTGTCCTCTCCACTTGACCATCTCTCTCATTAAATTTGGGAGAGAAACTTTTATCACTGTGGGAAAGAGCAATTAGAAGTTATAAAGCCCATAACATCCCTCTGGTTGAAAGCCAGCCATGCAATCTGTAATTAACACCCAGTTGGCTAACAACCAGTTTTTACCAAAACTTAAAATGCAGGCCCTCCCTTCCCCGTAGGGGGGTATAAGATTTGAGCAATTGCTGATGACGTCTGTTTAAATCTGCAGATAAGCACGATGCTCTAAAGCATTCaacatttcctccttttcattTAGGCAGCATtgcaaagctgtttttattCATATTAGGGAGCGTAAGATGTTACCCAGCGATGAAGCCAACAAATTCCTAATTTAAGTGCAGTGTGCAGATATTTTATTAGCTATGCTTTATATCACAGTTGCTATGTGTGATCACTGACTTTCAAAAAGTGTTTAATGCCTACACTCTTCGTGCATCTCTGGAAGTGAAACAGCATGCTGGTAGGGGGGCAGCTCTCTACAGAAGCATATTTATTGCTCTCCAAAGCAATTCCTCTCAAACTATCACAAGAATCAATTGACTGACTAGATTTTTCCACACAAACAATTCAGGAATCTACATTAAAAACTGAGTCTGCATTTTCAAGTGCTATCAACACCTACTAAAATACTATCTGACAGTAGATTAAGGCATGCATCTAACTAGCTAAGCAGCACAATGTGTTCCTTGGGAGTACAGTGTATTCACAGAACCAGTACAAAGCAATACAGTCACAATGCTATCATCAGGCAATCAGCCTGCCTCACTTTCTGAGTCAGAGTGCACTGCTTCAGGCCTCCAATTCTGCTCAAGTTCTTCTCATCTTGCACACGATTCAAGAACAAGCAAATACACGACGGCAATTTTCTCCCAAGTTCTTAGGGCCACAATGCTATTCTCTCATGTCAAAAATGATTGGAAAAGACAAATCAGCAAGGACACTAGAATTTCTACCTGTCTCCCTTCCACTCACCTGACCTGAGGATCTGCCCACTGAGGTCCAGACAAAATAGACACTGCAGTGTACTCCACGGGTTGGTAGTCTTTCCACTCAGTCAACCAATCCACTTTGTCTGCAGGAACATGGGTACGCTCAACATGCGATCTGGGATACGGGGAGGTGAGAGCTTTGTTGTGGTAGAAATTCTTAATGCTATAACTGTCACACATGTTAACAGGACGGAGGTGGGACCAGTGAGCTGCAGAAAagttactgaaagaaaaaaaatgagagtatCACCTTATtccaagaatcacagaatacttATTCATTAAGTATTAACCATGCTACTAAAGGTCTCATCTGCATATTAGACTGCACCACGCAGAACACACTGGAGCTTTCTAGAGAACAGCAATATGTTATCGCTTCTTTCAGGAATCATGCAAACATATACGAGTAGGGAGCTGAGAACTGCAAGTGCCCTTCTGGGC
The Lagopus muta isolate bLagMut1 chromosome 4, bLagMut1 primary, whole genome shotgun sequence genome window above contains:
- the NUDT9 gene encoding ADP-ribose pyrophosphatase, mitochondrial — its product is MLPFATVLRAVSFPGLARAVAVLSVAVVLSPPARCALRCRPPLSNFSAAHWSHLRPVNMCDSYSIKNFYHNKALTSPYPRSHVERTHVPADKVDWLTEWKDYQPVEYTAVSILSGPQWADPQVSDKSFSPKFNERDGQVERTSWNGLYVVENGRPRNPAGRTGLTGRGLLGRWGPNHAADPVVTRWKRDRSGSKIAHPVTGKNILQFVAIKRRDCGEWAIPGGMVDPGEKISATLKREFGEEALNSLQKSPEEKAELEKQLQRLFSQEHFVVYRGYVDDPRNTDNAWMETEAVNYHDETGETMDNLPLEAGDDAGMVKWVDISEKLKLYANHSYFIKLVTEKWGAHWSEEPGCRCPE